One genomic segment of Novisyntrophococcus fermenticellae includes these proteins:
- the obgE gene encoding GTPase ObgE, with amino-acid sequence MFADRARIIIRSGKGGDGHVSFRRELYVPNGGPDGGDGGKGGDVIFEVDKGLNTLVDFRYKRKFHAQDGEEGGKKRCHGKNGRDIVLKVPEGTVIMEAGSRKVIADMSEGNSRQVVLRGGQGGNGNMHYATATMQVPKYAQPGKPSQELEIVLELKVIADVGLVGFPNVGKSTLLSRVTNADPKIANYHFTTIHPNLGVVDLEGCKGFVIADIPGLIEGASEGVGLGHEFLRHIERTRVLIHLVDAAGTEGRDPVEDIYKINKELESYNAEIAARPQVIAANKIDAIYVEEGEPDPIEKLKNEFESQGIRVFPVSAVSGKGVKELLYYVQELLDTLPQEKMVFEQEFFPEDELMIEELPFTVTQDEENEHLFIVEGPRIEKMLGYTNLDSEKGFVFFQKFLKDSGILEELESAGILEGDTVQMYGLQFDYYK; translated from the coding sequence ATGTTTGCAGACAGAGCCAGGATTATCATCCGGTCCGGCAAGGGAGGAGATGGGCATGTGAGTTTCCGCAGGGAATTATATGTGCCTAATGGCGGTCCGGATGGAGGAGATGGCGGTAAAGGCGGCGATGTCATCTTTGAAGTAGATAAAGGGCTGAATACCCTTGTTGACTTTAGATATAAGAGGAAGTTCCACGCCCAGGATGGCGAGGAGGGTGGAAAAAAAAGATGTCACGGGAAGAATGGCCGGGATATTGTATTAAAAGTGCCGGAAGGTACCGTAATTATGGAGGCTGGAAGCCGTAAAGTAATTGCAGATATGTCAGAGGGGAACAGCCGCCAGGTTGTCTTAAGGGGCGGTCAGGGAGGCAATGGAAATATGCATTATGCCACAGCGACCATGCAGGTTCCCAAGTATGCGCAGCCTGGAAAACCGTCCCAGGAACTGGAGATTGTGTTGGAACTGAAGGTGATAGCAGACGTGGGTCTGGTTGGATTCCCAAATGTAGGGAAGTCGACGTTACTTTCCAGAGTGACAAATGCGGATCCGAAAATTGCCAATTATCATTTTACCACCATTCACCCAAATCTCGGGGTGGTGGATCTGGAAGGCTGTAAGGGATTCGTAATTGCGGATATTCCCGGCCTGATTGAAGGTGCATCGGAAGGTGTTGGCCTGGGACATGAGTTTTTAAGGCATATAGAAAGAACCAGAGTATTGATTCATCTTGTAGATGCCGCAGGGACAGAGGGCAGAGATCCGGTGGAAGATATCTATAAGATTAACAAAGAACTGGAAAGCTATAATGCGGAAATTGCCGCACGTCCGCAGGTGATTGCAGCCAATAAGATCGATGCAATTTATGTGGAAGAGGGTGAACCCGACCCGATAGAAAAGCTGAAAAATGAATTTGAATCCCAGGGAATTCGGGTATTTCCTGTATCCGCTGTCTCCGGAAAGGGAGTAAAGGAGCTTTTATATTATGTGCAGGAGCTTCTCGATACGCTTCCACAGGAAAAGATGGTTTTTGAGCAGGAATTCTTCCCGGAGGATGAATTAATGATTGAGGAGCTTCCATTTACGGTTACACAGGATGAGGAGAACGAGCATCTTTTTATCGTGGAAGGCCCAAGAATTGAAAAGATGCTGGGTTACACAAATCTGGATTCTGAAAAGGGCTTTGTGTTTTTCCAGAAATTTCTGAAGGATAGTGGTATTCTGGAGGAACTGGAATCCGCCGGAATTCTTGAAGGAGATACTGTACAG
- the rplU gene encoding 50S ribosomal protein L21 encodes MYAIIATGGKQYKVAEGDIINVEKLGVEAGETVTFDNVLAVNNERLKVGSEVADANVTASVVKNGKAKKVVVYKYKRKTGYHKKNGHRQQYTQVKIDKINA; translated from the coding sequence ATGTACGCAATTATTGCAACAGGTGGTAAACAGTACAAAGTAGCCGAAGGCGATATCATTAACGTAGAAAAGCTTGGTGTTGAAGCTGGTGAAACTGTTACATTTGACAATGTACTTGCAGTAAACAACGAAAGACTCAAAGTTGGATCTGAAGTAGCCGATGCCAACGTAACTGCTTCCGTCGTAAAGAACGGAAAAGCAAAAAAAGTTGTGGTTTACAAGTACAAGAGAAAAACCGGTTACCACAAGAAGAACGGTCACAGACAGCAGTATACACAAGTTAAGATTGATAAAATCAACGCTTAA
- the rpmA gene encoding 50S ribosomal protein L27 translates to MLQMNLQFFAHKKGVGSTRNGRDSESKRLGAKRADGQFVKAGNILYRQRGTKIHPGENVGRGKDDTLFATADGVVRFQRKGRDKKQVSVLPVAE, encoded by the coding sequence ATGTTACAGATGAACCTTCAATTTTTCGCTCATAAAAAGGGAGTCGGTTCTACCAGAAATGGCAGAGATTCCGAATCTAAGAGACTGGGCGCAAAAAGAGCTGACGGACAGTTTGTAAAAGCTGGAAATATTCTTTACAGACAGCGCGGAACCAAGATCCATCCAGGTGAAAACGTTGGACGCGGTAAAGACGATACTCTGTTTGCAACTGCAGACGGTGTTGTAAGATTCCAGAGAAAAGGAAGAGACAAAAAACAGGTTTCTGTTCTTCCGGTAGCTGAATAA
- a CDS encoding ribosomal-processing cysteine protease Prp, translating into MTKVTFYQNSDLEYVGFTVEGHAGFADKGEDIICSAISALVTNAINSIEAFTEDDFTVDADEDSACIRFSMEGSHSKEADLLIRSLILGLQGIEDDETNRNFIDIIFEEV; encoded by the coding sequence ATGACGAAAGTAACGTTTTATCAGAATTCAGATTTAGAATATGTTGGTTTTACGGTAGAGGGTCACGCAGGTTTTGCAGATAAAGGCGAGGATATTATATGTTCTGCCATCAGCGCACTGGTGACGAATGCCATTAACTCGATAGAAGCTTTTACAGAAGATGATTTTACCGTGGATGCGGACGAGGATTCGGCATGTATCAGATTTTCCATGGAGGGCAGTCATTCGAAAGAGGCCGATTTATTAATAAGATCCCTGATTCTTGGACTTCAGGGAATTGAAGATGATGAAACAAACCGTAATTTTATTGATATCATTTTCGAGGAGGTGTAA